One Fuerstiella marisgermanici DNA window includes the following coding sequences:
- a CDS encoding SDR family NAD(P)-dependent oxidoreductase, translating to MNDSSDLRRPLDDAPNGQRPVAVVTGAAKRIGRHVALDLAKSLQLDIVIHYGRSADAANEVANEVEAMDRRCVTVSADLADPEVASKTVFEAAGELGPATVLINCAAIFEECELPDVDIEHCQRHIAINTLAPVFLSQAFQRQLPDGQAGHIINLLDWRATKPPATHLVYTASKAALASLTKTMAQQLAPAIQVNGIAPGAILPPPGKEDWHDKRVKETVHLQRPGGPQDICDAAVYLLKSSFVTGEILHVAGGEQM from the coding sequence ATGAATGATTCGTCAGATCTCCGCAGGCCGCTCGATGATGCCCCCAATGGCCAGCGGCCAGTCGCCGTTGTCACCGGTGCGGCAAAGAGGATTGGGCGGCATGTCGCTCTGGACCTTGCGAAGTCGCTGCAGCTGGACATCGTTATTCACTACGGTCGTTCTGCAGACGCGGCCAACGAAGTGGCGAACGAAGTTGAGGCCATGGATCGCCGGTGTGTGACGGTGTCTGCCGACCTTGCCGATCCCGAAGTCGCCTCGAAGACTGTCTTCGAGGCCGCTGGCGAACTCGGCCCGGCCACCGTCCTGATTAACTGTGCGGCAATTTTCGAAGAGTGCGAATTGCCGGATGTCGACATTGAGCACTGTCAGCGGCACATCGCAATCAACACGCTGGCTCCGGTTTTCCTGAGTCAGGCGTTCCAACGTCAATTGCCAGATGGCCAGGCTGGGCACATCATCAACCTGCTGGATTGGCGAGCCACCAAACCGCCCGCAACGCATTTGGTTTACACGGCTTCCAAGGCGGCGCTGGCAAGCCTCACAAAAACGATGGCTCAACAGTTAGCCCCCGCGATCCAGGTGAACGGCATCGCGCCCGGTGCAATCCTGCCGCCTCCTGGCAAAGAGGACTGGCACGACAAGCGAGTTAAGGAAACGGTTCACTTACAGCGGCCGGGTGGCCCGCAGGATATCTGCGATGCGGCCGTTTACCTGCTGAAGTCGAGCTTCGTTACGGGCGAAATTCTGCACGTGGCCGGCGGCGAACAGATGTAA
- a CDS encoding 5-formyltetrahydrofolate cyclo-ligase, translating into MDNDVQARKNAIRKQAHANRTNQADKDELSRRIVGAFMSLPEYATAETVMFYVDARSEVRTRFDLPTALEYGKRVVVPWCKDDGELSLFELESMDELEIGRYQIPEPAKSLRNNLSKRVAVEELDLVTVPGVAFDVRGARMGHGIGYYDKLLQFTRADSPLIALAFECQLFEEIPVAEHDVFMDKVITENGVYEGRGRA; encoded by the coding sequence ATGGACAATGATGTTCAGGCGCGCAAAAACGCCATTCGCAAACAGGCTCACGCCAATCGCACTAATCAGGCCGACAAAGATGAACTCAGCCGCCGCATTGTCGGAGCATTCATGTCGCTGCCGGAATACGCGACGGCGGAAACGGTCATGTTTTACGTGGACGCTCGCAGCGAAGTGCGCACGCGTTTCGACTTGCCGACCGCTCTGGAATACGGCAAGCGAGTGGTCGTTCCCTGGTGCAAAGACGACGGCGAATTGTCGCTGTTCGAACTCGAAAGCATGGACGAGCTGGAGATTGGGAGGTACCAGATCCCTGAACCGGCGAAATCTCTACGCAACAATTTGAGTAAACGCGTCGCCGTCGAAGAGCTGGACTTAGTGACGGTGCCGGGCGTCGCGTTCGACGTGCGAGGAGCTCGCATGGGCCACGGTATAGGGTACTACGACAAGTTGCTGCAGTTCACTCGAGCCGATTCGCCGTTGATCGCGTTGGCGTTTGAGTGCCAGCTGTTCGAAGAAATTCCGGTAGCCGAACACGATGTCTTCATGGACAAAGTGATCACAGAAAACGGCGTCTACGAAGGCCGCGGCCGCGCGTAG
- a CDS encoding sigma-70 family RNA polymerase sigma factor, which produces MAQTTTSRSRSGSRVQTPLETYLREINETALLTADEEKSLSRAITAGDAQARDRMVRANLRLVVNIARGYSNKGLPLQDLIEEGNLGLLRAVEGFDPDMNTRFSTYASYWIKQSIKRALVNTAKTIRVPAYMVELLSKWRRASAKLQEELKRTPTPEDVARELEIPKKKLRIVKKAIALYNAAPQSEQDESGMTLGDIIPDDRTAGPEDELINRDNLKHVFRLLDEMDSRESTILRMRFGLDDSEPRTLKEIGESLGLTRERVRQIEGEALKKMYRNLNGE; this is translated from the coding sequence ATGGCACAGACCACTACCAGCCGTTCACGTTCCGGTTCGCGCGTTCAGACGCCGCTGGAAACCTACCTTCGGGAAATCAATGAAACGGCGCTGCTGACGGCCGACGAAGAAAAGTCGCTCTCCCGCGCCATCACGGCTGGCGATGCGCAGGCTCGCGATCGCATGGTGCGAGCCAACCTGCGACTGGTTGTGAACATCGCTCGCGGCTATTCCAACAAAGGTCTGCCGCTGCAGGACCTGATCGAAGAAGGAAACCTCGGGCTGCTGCGAGCCGTCGAGGGCTTCGATCCGGACATGAACACGCGGTTCAGCACTTACGCGAGTTACTGGATCAAGCAGTCGATCAAGCGTGCATTGGTCAACACCGCAAAGACCATTCGCGTCCCTGCGTACATGGTCGAGTTGCTTTCAAAGTGGCGACGTGCGTCTGCCAAACTTCAGGAAGAACTAAAGCGAACACCAACGCCGGAAGACGTGGCTCGCGAGCTGGAAATTCCGAAGAAGAAGCTGCGAATCGTGAAGAAGGCGATCGCACTCTACAACGCGGCTCCGCAGTCTGAACAGGACGAAAGCGGAATGACGCTTGGCGACATCATTCCAGACGATCGCACGGCTGGTCCGGAAGATGAACTCATCAACCGCGACAACCTGAAACATGTCTTCCGCCTGCTGGACGAAATGGATTCTCGCGAATCGACGATTCTGCGAATGAGATTCGGGCTGGACGACAGCGAGCCTCGAACACTGAAGGAAATTGGCGAATCGCTGGGGCTGACTCGTGAACGAGTTCGTCAAATCGAAGGCGAAGCGTTGAAGAAAATGTACCGCAACCTCAACGGCGAATAA
- a CDS encoding endonuclease/exonuclease/phosphatase family protein: MRRLSTLLSVATVALAIVSLATLAARHHWLTDICANLRVQWVIGLLAVACGSVVTKSWRLFSVQIMLLIFHAPWFAVVLFPDETPTGPPQMTFATANVLTANRRYDEIEAQLLASNADVVAVLELSTPLRDHLQGRFAEQYPYSRESPQNGGNFGIGLYSRVPFQSAEIDYFNDARIASVIARVNLQDSELVIIATHTRPPVGAGGFAHRNRHLRMLADRVQEFRKAEPDVPVVVMGDLNLTPWSPVFADFAERAGLAPSRGRELTPTWYRFPLFPFGLVLDHVLATPDLTRVDYQVGSDMGSDHRIVTTGWKF; encoded by the coding sequence ATGCGAAGACTAAGTACGCTGCTAAGCGTCGCCACGGTCGCTCTTGCGATTGTATCCCTGGCAACACTTGCCGCAAGACACCACTGGCTTACCGACATCTGTGCCAACCTGCGAGTGCAGTGGGTCATTGGTCTATTGGCCGTTGCCTGCGGAAGTGTGGTCACGAAGAGCTGGCGGCTGTTCAGCGTGCAGATCATGTTGTTGATATTTCACGCCCCGTGGTTTGCTGTTGTGCTGTTTCCAGACGAAACGCCGACCGGACCGCCACAAATGACGTTCGCCACGGCGAATGTACTCACAGCGAATCGCCGCTATGACGAAATCGAAGCACAGTTACTCGCATCGAACGCCGATGTCGTCGCCGTTTTGGAATTGAGCACGCCGTTGCGAGATCACCTTCAGGGCAGATTTGCAGAACAGTATCCGTATTCTCGTGAGTCGCCTCAGAACGGTGGCAACTTCGGAATCGGGCTGTATTCGCGAGTGCCGTTTCAGTCCGCAGAAATCGACTACTTCAACGATGCCCGGATCGCGTCCGTCATCGCCCGAGTGAACCTTCAGGACAGCGAACTGGTCATCATTGCAACTCACACACGACCGCCGGTTGGCGCGGGCGGGTTCGCTCATCGCAACAGACATCTTCGAATGCTGGCGGACCGTGTTCAGGAATTCAGGAAGGCAGAACCGGACGTGCCCGTGGTCGTCATGGGCGACTTGAACCTGACGCCGTGGTCGCCCGTGTTTGCGGACTTCGCAGAGCGGGCAGGACTGGCACCATCGCGTGGCCGGGAGTTGACACCCACCTGGTACCGATTTCCGCTGTTTCCGTTCGGGCTGGTACTCGACCACGTTCTGGCGACGCCAGATTTGACACGAGTGGACTATCAGGTTGGCAGCGACATGGGTTCCGATCATCGCATAGTGACAACCGGGTGGAAGTTTTAG
- a CDS encoding sigma-54 interaction domain-containing protein, with the protein MAGTQWIRPEESLASASSLNCGTLIQLCGRQMAHALQSESVAEFLSSEAPELATELAVQWLAVVKRIPGPTWETVGAHGRHSLPKLPTQFWDESQERESAGQIELDGGWTAFAVPLDRNTTTRGRSVGDLMVGLTRNPDDQLLPSAVLASRSLSIGLELAAQKRESRQHVDRLKSTLDIASRLSAAEETAPLLDLIAKEATRLLDCDRSSIFLWDKERKEVEARPALGVKNGALRLPAGEGIVGETLRTGQAIVVDEAYEDPRFNQEVDQRSGYRTRNLICVPLRDADGDVVGAFEGINRNDRQPFTEDDVECLQQLGTQAAVAVRNLRERSLLNRSRNQLAEQVTSQVEIVGTSASISALRDTVRRLASTDLPVLVLGESGTGKEVVANAIHFDGARANSPFVAVNCAAIAESLLESELFGHEQGAFTDARDTRQGKFELADGGTLFLDEIGDMSLGGQAKLLRVLEQKVITKVGGSDSIPVNVRIVAATNSNLTEAVREKRFREDLYYRLSVVTLDLPPLRDRPEDILLLAEHFLARFAAQARRPSMQFTADARRRLQAHAWPGNVRELRNLMERVAFLAANDRIDADDLAFILSPEEEGSQQLSLDLGLDTATREFQKDFIRRSIKQVNNNMTDAAKLLGLHRSNLYRKMKQLEMSEVTD; encoded by the coding sequence TTGGCTGGAACGCAATGGATTCGACCGGAAGAAAGTCTGGCGTCAGCCAGTAGCCTAAACTGCGGGACGCTGATCCAACTGTGCGGACGCCAAATGGCTCACGCACTGCAATCCGAATCGGTGGCTGAATTCCTGTCCAGCGAAGCGCCCGAACTGGCCACGGAACTGGCCGTGCAATGGCTGGCCGTCGTCAAACGAATTCCGGGCCCCACATGGGAAACGGTGGGTGCTCACGGACGCCATTCCTTACCCAAACTGCCAACACAGTTCTGGGACGAATCTCAGGAACGCGAGTCCGCCGGGCAAATAGAACTGGATGGCGGCTGGACGGCGTTTGCCGTTCCGTTGGACCGCAATACTACGACGCGGGGACGTTCGGTTGGCGACCTGATGGTCGGCCTGACTCGGAATCCCGACGACCAGCTTCTGCCATCCGCGGTTTTGGCGTCTCGATCGCTGAGTATTGGCCTGGAACTGGCGGCACAGAAACGAGAATCGCGGCAGCATGTCGATCGCCTGAAGTCGACGCTGGACATTGCGTCACGCCTGTCGGCCGCCGAAGAAACGGCTCCGCTGCTGGATTTGATCGCGAAAGAAGCGACTCGTCTGCTGGACTGTGACCGCAGCAGCATTTTCCTGTGGGATAAAGAGCGGAAAGAGGTCGAAGCTCGCCCCGCCCTGGGCGTAAAAAACGGAGCGTTGCGTCTGCCCGCCGGTGAAGGGATCGTTGGTGAAACCTTGCGGACCGGCCAGGCAATCGTCGTCGACGAAGCGTATGAAGATCCTCGATTCAACCAGGAAGTCGACCAGCGCAGCGGCTACAGAACTCGCAACCTCATCTGTGTTCCTCTTCGCGACGCAGACGGAGACGTCGTCGGTGCGTTTGAAGGCATCAATCGCAACGACCGACAGCCGTTCACGGAGGACGACGTCGAATGCCTGCAGCAACTGGGAACTCAGGCCGCCGTCGCCGTACGCAATCTGCGCGAACGCAGTTTACTGAATCGCAGCCGCAATCAGCTGGCCGAACAGGTGACCAGCCAGGTCGAAATTGTCGGCACCAGTGCGTCAATCAGTGCGTTGCGCGACACCGTTCGCCGCCTGGCCTCCACTGATTTGCCCGTCCTTGTCCTGGGCGAAAGCGGGACAGGTAAGGAAGTTGTCGCGAATGCCATTCACTTCGATGGTGCCCGAGCCAACAGTCCGTTTGTGGCCGTCAACTGCGCGGCGATTGCGGAAAGCCTGCTGGAAAGCGAACTGTTCGGCCATGAACAGGGAGCCTTCACGGATGCTCGAGATACACGGCAGGGCAAGTTCGAATTGGCGGACGGCGGCACGCTGTTTCTGGACGAAATTGGCGACATGAGTCTTGGCGGACAAGCCAAGCTGCTACGCGTGCTGGAACAGAAGGTGATCACGAAAGTCGGCGGCTCAGACAGCATTCCCGTCAATGTGCGAATCGTCGCGGCAACGAATTCCAACCTGACGGAAGCCGTTCGTGAAAAGCGGTTCCGCGAAGACCTTTACTATCGGCTAAGCGTCGTCACTTTGGACTTGCCACCGCTGCGCGATCGCCCCGAGGATATCCTGCTTCTGGCCGAACACTTTTTGGCTCGCTTCGCAGCCCAGGCTCGTCGACCATCCATGCAGTTTACCGCCGACGCGCGGCGGCGGCTTCAAGCCCACGCATGGCCCGGCAATGTGCGAGAACTTCGCAACTTAATGGAACGAGTCGCCTTTTTAGCAGCCAACGATCGCATCGATGCGGACGACCTGGCGTTTATTCTAAGCCCGGAAGAAGAAGGCAGTCAGCAGCTGTCTTTGGATCTGGGCCTGGACACAGCGACCCGCGAGTTCCAGAAGGATTTTATCCGCCGCAGTATCAAGCAGGTCAACAACAACATGACCGACGCCGCCAAGCTGCTCGGTCTGCACCGTTCAAACCTGTACAGGAAGATGAAACAGCTCGAAATGTCGGAGGTCACCGACTGA
- a CDS encoding Do family serine endopeptidase — translation MKCTRKAKTGWLGLGVIVTAVATGAMFLGGVPSESQATGLTTSTSGMPSAIGWNTGDSNPHNVQPVALAEVDTASKRHANSLSRAFRDAATAVMPSVVTIQSLPGEVPASRGEAGEQQIPEELRNNPFFKRFFEGIPEGSLRNPRPRGKAGAGSGVIVDSSGIILTNNHVVDGAGKLIVKLHDGREFEAAEWKTDPMTDIAIVRIKAEGDLPSAKIGDSDEMLVGDWVLAAGAPFGLKETVTAGIVSAKSRGIGITDREDFIQTDAAINPGNSGGPLVNLDGEVIGINTAISTTSGGYQGVGFAVPINLARWVGDQLVSNGTVQRAFLGVGIQPVTSVLSETFGLESVKGAVVTEVREGTPAAKAGLQAGDVVIRFDGLDISQPRHLQAAVERAAMDKPHDIVVIRDGKEVALKVNVATMPDNLLASNSGSNGVTDGTSSRFNDVGLEVAGLTDDVAEQLNIAGESGVVITAVKPDSPAAKAGLQESMVITRVGKSTVATVDDFRKAMEDKSLKDGVLMLVKAGGSSRFIVVKN, via the coding sequence ATGAAGTGTACGAGAAAGGCAAAAACGGGCTGGCTGGGGCTGGGAGTCATTGTAACGGCGGTCGCGACCGGAGCGATGTTTCTTGGCGGCGTCCCGTCTGAATCTCAAGCAACGGGGCTGACGACTTCCACCAGTGGAATGCCGTCCGCCATCGGATGGAATACGGGCGACAGCAACCCACACAACGTTCAACCAGTGGCTTTGGCCGAAGTGGATACCGCATCCAAGCGGCACGCCAATTCATTATCGCGAGCGTTTCGCGATGCGGCCACGGCGGTGATGCCGTCAGTCGTGACAATCCAGTCGCTGCCCGGAGAAGTTCCGGCGAGTCGTGGTGAAGCGGGCGAGCAGCAGATTCCTGAGGAACTTCGAAACAACCCGTTCTTCAAGCGATTTTTCGAGGGAATTCCGGAAGGAAGTTTAAGAAACCCTCGGCCACGCGGTAAGGCGGGCGCGGGCTCGGGCGTCATCGTAGACAGCAGCGGCATCATTTTGACTAACAATCATGTGGTGGACGGTGCGGGAAAACTGATTGTCAAACTTCACGACGGTCGCGAATTTGAAGCGGCGGAATGGAAAACTGATCCCATGACAGACATTGCCATTGTTCGAATTAAGGCGGAAGGCGATCTGCCCTCTGCCAAAATTGGCGACAGTGACGAAATGTTGGTCGGAGACTGGGTTTTGGCCGCTGGTGCTCCCTTCGGTCTGAAAGAAACAGTGACGGCCGGAATTGTGAGTGCAAAGTCGCGAGGCATCGGGATCACTGACCGGGAAGACTTCATTCAGACGGACGCAGCGATTAACCCCGGAAACAGCGGTGGACCGTTGGTGAACCTGGATGGAGAAGTCATCGGCATCAACACCGCGATATCTACCACGAGTGGCGGCTATCAGGGTGTCGGCTTCGCTGTTCCGATTAACCTAGCCCGCTGGGTCGGCGATCAACTGGTCAGCAATGGCACCGTGCAGCGAGCGTTCCTTGGTGTCGGTATTCAGCCGGTGACCAGCGTTCTTTCCGAAACGTTCGGACTGGAATCCGTCAAAGGTGCGGTCGTGACCGAAGTCCGCGAAGGCACTCCGGCGGCGAAAGCTGGTTTGCAGGCGGGTGACGTCGTAATTCGATTTGACGGTCTGGACATCAGCCAGCCGCGACATTTGCAGGCGGCCGTTGAACGAGCCGCGATGGATAAGCCCCACGACATCGTCGTTATTCGCGACGGCAAGGAAGTGGCTTTGAAAGTCAACGTGGCCACGATGCCAGACAACCTGTTGGCATCTAATTCAGGGTCAAATGGAGTGACAGATGGAACGAGTTCTCGATTCAACGACGTTGGCCTGGAGGTCGCTGGACTGACAGATGATGTCGCGGAACAGCTGAACATCGCCGGCGAATCCGGTGTCGTGATCACTGCCGTTAAGCCCGACAGTCCGGCTGCCAAAGCTGGACTACAGGAATCGATGGTGATCACCAGGGTCGGCAAATCGACAGTTGCGACCGTCGATGACTTTCGTAAAGCGATGGAAGACAAATCGCTGAAGGACGGCGTTCTAATGTTGGTAAAAGCGGGCGGAAGTTCGCGCTTTATCGTCGTTAAGAACTAA
- a CDS encoding N,N-dimethylformamidase beta subunit family domain-containing protein, with translation MTSHSSDSPRKVDRRHVLKTTAAAAVAGNLAHVNAADENHSGASGDKSKANLIVAENQRPGTTDWQLTRVRVNEGNYRTSLIEGYCSHQSVKAGDTLQIFVSTKPARKFTLDVYRMGYYDGKGGCHKATFGPLEGKTQPTPEIGPMPGRLRECQWNASVEIPIPDDWVSGVYLGKLTTIPDTEHEPYWQSYVIFIVRDNRKADCLFQCSDNTWHAYNRWPVNESLYTHPDGSHAPGVAVSFDRPYGKYNQIFDHPLSIGSGEFLLWEFPLSFWLEQNGYDVTYGSNLDTCDASFVKRCRTFISVGHDEYWDQRQYRAIESAMNEGVNLLWLCGNSIFVDSPFSPSSDGRPNRIITRKGCYGDLRVDELESYEAMFAGLKATGPDERRIMGVRSVVPFNGGGDWTCSKPDHWLFEGTGMKRGDSIPGLVGWEHHGEPDPDRADMTVVAEGPIWSGGTREGRYESVVFSGPKDNVIFNASTIFWAQGLSSPPGHIIPWSHFSRPHGPDARVQQITKNLLARALK, from the coding sequence ATGACCAGCCATTCTTCCGACTCCCCGCGAAAAGTCGACCGTCGCCACGTACTAAAAACCACGGCTGCCGCTGCAGTCGCGGGAAACCTGGCGCACGTTAACGCCGCTGATGAGAATCACTCCGGCGCGTCGGGCGATAAATCGAAAGCCAATCTAATCGTCGCGGAAAACCAACGTCCGGGCACCACCGACTGGCAACTGACTCGCGTTCGCGTGAATGAGGGCAACTACCGAACGTCGCTGATCGAAGGCTATTGTTCGCACCAGTCCGTCAAAGCGGGCGACACGCTGCAGATTTTCGTCAGTACCAAACCGGCGAGGAAGTTTACGCTCGACGTCTATCGCATGGGCTATTACGACGGCAAAGGCGGTTGCCACAAAGCCACATTCGGGCCGCTGGAAGGCAAGACGCAGCCTACGCCCGAAATCGGTCCGATGCCCGGCCGCTTGCGAGAATGTCAATGGAATGCGTCGGTTGAGATTCCAATTCCGGACGACTGGGTCAGCGGCGTGTACCTCGGCAAGCTAACCACGATCCCCGATACAGAACACGAACCGTACTGGCAAAGTTACGTCATCTTTATCGTGCGAGACAACCGGAAGGCGGATTGCCTGTTTCAATGCAGCGACAACACATGGCACGCTTACAACCGCTGGCCGGTGAACGAATCGCTGTACACTCACCCGGACGGCAGCCATGCGCCGGGAGTTGCGGTGAGTTTCGATCGTCCCTACGGCAAGTACAATCAGATTTTCGATCACCCACTGTCGATCGGATCGGGCGAGTTTCTGCTGTGGGAGTTTCCGCTTAGCTTCTGGCTGGAACAAAACGGCTACGACGTCACCTACGGATCGAATCTCGATACGTGCGACGCCAGCTTCGTGAAACGCTGTCGCACATTCATCAGCGTGGGGCACGACGAATACTGGGATCAGCGGCAGTACAGAGCCATTGAATCGGCGATGAATGAAGGGGTGAATCTGCTTTGGCTGTGCGGCAATTCCATCTTTGTGGATTCCCCGTTTTCGCCATCGTCGGATGGTCGCCCCAACCGCATTATCACTCGCAAAGGTTGCTACGGCGACCTGCGCGTGGATGAGCTGGAATCGTACGAAGCGATGTTCGCCGGATTGAAGGCGACCGGTCCGGACGAACGCCGCATTATGGGCGTCCGCAGCGTAGTGCCCTTTAACGGCGGCGGCGATTGGACGTGCTCGAAGCCGGACCACTGGCTGTTTGAAGGTACCGGCATGAAGCGCGGCGACAGCATTCCGGGTCTCGTCGGCTGGGAACATCACGGCGAACCAGACCCGGACCGAGCGGACATGACTGTCGTGGCGGAAGGCCCGATCTGGTCGGGCGGAACTCGCGAAGGCCGCTACGAATCGGTTGTTTTCAGCGGGCCCAAAGACAACGTCATCTTTAACGCGTCGACGATTTTCTGGGCTCAGGGCCTTTCGTCACCGCCCGGCCACATTATTCCGTGGTCACACTTCAGCCGCCCTCACGGCCCCGATGCTCGAGTGCAGCAGATCACGAAGAACCTGCTGGCGAGGGCGTTGAAGTAG
- a CDS encoding sigma-54-dependent transcriptional regulator, translating to MNESVPIKLLLVEDEDDFRETTARWMTRKGHVVAEAANAQEAFALFDRQHFDVAVVDMNMPGISGIELLQRVKADNVETEIIILTGQGTIDSAVQAMKMGACDYLTKPFPLADLEQRCRLAWDRGQLQKENRQLKAVIKRQQPSSRMVGESPQMKEVFRLIERVAPTDKAVLIQGESGTGKELVARAIQQQSSRPDKPFVTINCAALPENLVESELFGHQRGSFTGATTDTPGLFEVADGGTLFIDELGELPLTLQPKLLRVLEDGSFRRVGSHKERRVDVRIIAATNRDLAHDVRSGQFREDLYYRINVMSLKLPRLCERGRDVDRLIDHLLGDGWKIEDDARAVLVNFQWPGNVRQLMNTLDRATVLADNNTVTLDDLPAEIMDNSVDNVPQSSPDTLRLDDIEKAHIVEILEREEGNKARAARALGIHRRKLYRLLERYNLHKPEAVSDDS from the coding sequence GTGAACGAATCCGTCCCCATCAAACTGCTACTGGTCGAAGACGAGGACGATTTTCGTGAAACAACCGCGCGGTGGATGACTCGCAAAGGCCACGTCGTCGCTGAAGCGGCCAATGCTCAGGAAGCGTTCGCATTATTCGACCGACAGCATTTTGACGTCGCAGTCGTCGACATGAACATGCCGGGGATTTCGGGGATTGAGCTGCTGCAACGAGTCAAAGCGGACAACGTTGAGACCGAAATTATCATTCTCACAGGCCAGGGCACAATCGATTCCGCCGTGCAGGCGATGAAGATGGGCGCGTGTGACTACCTGACGAAGCCGTTTCCACTGGCGGATCTTGAACAACGCTGCCGTCTGGCGTGGGACCGAGGTCAGTTGCAGAAAGAGAATCGTCAACTGAAGGCTGTGATTAAGCGGCAACAACCGTCTTCCCGAATGGTGGGCGAATCGCCGCAGATGAAAGAAGTCTTTCGGCTGATTGAACGAGTCGCTCCGACCGACAAGGCGGTCCTGATTCAAGGCGAGAGCGGCACGGGAAAGGAACTGGTCGCTCGAGCAATTCAGCAACAGAGTTCCCGTCCTGACAAACCGTTCGTCACAATCAACTGCGCCGCACTGCCGGAAAATCTGGTGGAGAGCGAGCTGTTTGGTCATCAGCGAGGTTCGTTCACAGGCGCGACAACGGACACACCCGGCCTGTTTGAAGTCGCCGACGGCGGCACGTTGTTTATTGACGAGCTGGGTGAATTGCCGCTGACGTTGCAGCCGAAGTTGCTGCGAGTTCTGGAGGACGGTTCGTTCCGTCGCGTCGGGTCACACAAAGAACGTCGCGTTGATGTTCGAATTATCGCGGCGACGAATCGCGACCTGGCTCATGATGTCCGCAGCGGCCAGTTTCGCGAAGACCTGTACTATCGAATTAACGTGATGTCTTTGAAACTGCCGCGTTTGTGCGAACGCGGGCGGGACGTGGATCGGCTGATTGATCACCTGTTGGGCGATGGCTGGAAGATCGAAGACGACGCTCGGGCTGTACTGGTGAATTTTCAGTGGCCGGGCAACGTTCGGCAGCTGATGAACACCCTGGACCGCGCGACTGTTCTGGCGGACAACAACACGGTAACGCTGGACGATCTGCCAGCGGAAATCATGGACAATTCCGTCGACAACGTGCCCCAGAGTTCACCGGACACGCTGCGTCTGGATGATATCGAGAAAGCTCATATCGTCGAAATCCTGGAACGTGAAGAAGGCAACAAAGCACGAGCTGCTCGGGCGTTGGGCATTCACCGCCGCAAGCTGTACCGGCTGCTGGAACGCTACAACCTTCACAAGCCTGAAGCCGTCTCAGACGACAGCTAG
- a CDS encoding sigma-70 family RNA polymerase sigma factor: MIALINENESLNQAAHYPEIYTGMPVPERREIVEWLTENAPTHLWNDEFKARNAAKKIMTIPDDLPTNSRKGRASGGQDLSRYFGESAQLPLLTHEQEVFYFRRMNFVRWRAAEGLKEINTSRPSLKALRKIVADLEQGDADRNLIAEHNLRLVIPIAHRLHLRSESVWDYISEGNAALLRAIRGFDYGRGFRFSTYATWAIVNSLQRLAGRQHREAVRFTPTDGIIFDSVEGSLESETEEQMRVRVARERIAEMLDALDHRSRSVIAMRFGIGSHDQPKTLKEVGEYLGVSKERVRQIEKKAIDSMMAVDGQSVAMGA, from the coding sequence ATGATTGCCCTCATCAATGAGAATGAAAGCCTGAATCAGGCAGCGCATTATCCTGAGATTTATACTGGGATGCCCGTGCCGGAACGGCGTGAGATCGTGGAATGGCTGACAGAGAACGCCCCTACTCATCTGTGGAATGACGAATTCAAAGCTCGCAACGCTGCGAAGAAGATCATGACAATTCCGGACGATCTTCCCACGAACAGCCGGAAGGGGCGTGCGTCTGGTGGGCAGGACCTGTCTCGCTACTTCGGCGAATCGGCACAATTACCGCTTCTGACGCACGAGCAGGAAGTGTTCTACTTCCGCCGGATGAACTTCGTCCGCTGGCGAGCCGCGGAAGGTCTGAAGGAAATCAATACTTCCCGACCTTCACTCAAGGCTCTTCGAAAGATCGTGGCAGACCTGGAACAGGGAGATGCCGATCGCAATTTGATTGCGGAGCACAATCTTCGCTTGGTCATTCCGATCGCTCACCGATTGCATCTGCGATCGGAATCGGTGTGGGACTATATCAGCGAAGGCAACGCTGCGTTGTTGCGAGCGATCCGAGGATTCGACTACGGACGCGGATTCCGCTTCTCAACTTACGCAACATGGGCCATCGTAAATTCGCTGCAACGACTCGCCGGAAGGCAGCATCGCGAAGCTGTAAGGTTTACTCCAACAGACGGAATCATTTTTGACTCTGTTGAAGGCAGCCTGGAAAGCGAGACAGAAGAACAGATGCGTGTGCGTGTGGCTCGGGAACGGATTGCGGAAATGCTGGACGCACTCGACCATCGTTCACGATCTGTGATTGCGATGCGGTTTGGTATCGGAAGCCACGATCAGCCGAAGACGCTGAAAGAGGTGGGCGAATACCTTGGCGTGTCGAAAGAACGAGTTCGGCAGATTGAGAAGAAGGCCATCGATTCAATGATGGCCGTCGACGGGCAGAGCGTTGCGATGGGAGCGTAA